Sequence from the Aquimarina sp. Aq107 genome:
CCCATTATCATCTGTTGTATATCCATCAAGATCTAATGAAAAATAACTTGCATCTCCTCCACTTGTTGAACCATTAAATAAGACAATAACAAATCCATTTAGAGAAAAGTTAGGAGCATCAGATTTCAATTCTATAAATTCTTGAGTATCTGTACTGGGTGTATCAGCATCTAGCTCATTAATTACAACCTGAGCAAAAGAAAATTGTGCAAAAAACAGTATAAAAAAGAAAGCATAAAGATTTTTCATAATCATAAAAATTAGCATAGCAATATAGGCATAATACTTAGTGCACTAAGTTATCTTTATATTAAAAATTAAATCTTCTAAAAACAATGAAATTAAAATCTAATGTTAAAAGAAAGTTTTAAAATATACCATTTGGTATATTTTAAGTATATTTGACCTATTAAAATTCTTTACATGCTTACCAAAGCCGAAAAAACTTCAGAGTTTATAGTTCAAACAGTTGCTCCTATTTTTAACAAAAATGGATATGCAGCTACAAGTTTGAGTGATATTACTAAGGCAACTGGTTTAACTAAAGGAGCCATTTACGGAAATTTCAAAAATAAAGAAGACTTGGCTATTGCAGCGTTTACAATGACTGTCAAAAACATGTTAAGACGTATAACTGATCATCAGACACTGAGTAATTCTCCAGTTGAAAAGCTATTTCTCATTACAGACTTTTATAGAAATTATTACAATTACAGTCAAGAATTAGGAGGATGCCCTGTTCTTAATATGGGAGTTGATGCAAAACATCAAAATAGTCCTCTTTTTAAGTATGTACAATATACAATTGATAAAATTCAAAATAATCTTGCCTTACTAATCAATGAAGGAAAAAATTGTGAAGAAATTAAATCTGATATAGATTCTATAATCTATTCAAAAAGGTTATATACCATGATAATTGGAGCGATATTTATGACACATACCATGGAAGATAATAGTTATTTATTGCAAACTATGGACCAAATAGACACTATGATTCTTAATGAATTGAAACTATAAACATTTTTTTTAAACTAAAATATACCAATTGGTATAAAATGAAAAATATTATGACAGCATTACCAAAAATCTTAGAAAGCAAAGCAAAGATCAGATTTCAACATTGCGATCCATTCAACCATCTTAATAATGCAGAATATATTAATTATATGATCAACGCTAGAGAAGATCAAATAATTAACTATTACGATTTAGACCTTTTTAAAATGGCACAAACGCAAGGCATAAGTTGGGTTGTAGGAAGTAATCAAATTGCATATTTACGTCCAGCATTGTTGATGGAAGATGTTATTATTGACTCACAACTTATATCATTTTCCGAAAATGAATTACATGTTGAAATACGTATGTGGAATCACAATAAAGCTGAACTAAAAGCGGTTATGTGGAGTTCTTTTGTGCATTTTAATTTATTAAAACAAAAACGTTGGAATCACGTTCCTGAACTGATGGAATTGTTTAATTCTGTATTAAATCCATTGGAAGTTAATACCTTTAATCAAAGAATTTTACAACTAAAACCACAAAAAGTGTAACATATCGTTATGTAAGGAGTCTTATATATACATCAATCAACAAAATCTAACCATTATGAAGACTTCCGATGATCTTGGCTCCTCTCACAAGAAGAGAAGTTCATATTTTTTTATTGCATTTTTTGTAATTGCAATATTTTCTATGGCGATAGTAGCTTGGAAATTAGGGGTATTTGAATAACTTTCTAATAATTTAGAAGTTTATATTATGTACTCCCACTATATAATATTAATCAAAAAAAAGTAAAGGAATTGAAGAATGGCTCTGTTATGAAAACAGAGTCATTTTTAATTCTCTTTTATTACCTTACTAAAATAGCAGAAAATTCTTTCCTGCAAATCTTACCTTTAATTTTTCGTCCTGATAACCTATTATTTCATCGAAAAGCTAATACCAGCTATACTAAATAATTGTTTCTATCGTTTCGCTAAAATCTGGTTAACCAGCATTAATTAAATATATTCAACTCCTCAAAAACAAATTATGAAACTTAACTTTACACATCAAAAACAATTATCTACCCTAATTCTCTTTTTAATTTTTAGTTCTTTTAGCTATGCTCAAACTGTGGTCGAAAGATATGGTAGGTTACAAGTTAACGGAAGCCACGTTACTGCAGAAAATGGAGAAAAAATAAGCCTAGCCGGAATGAGTCTATTCTGGAGTAATGCAGGTGATGGTGGAGATTTCTATAATAGTCAAACAGTAAATCATTTAGCAGATGATTGGAAAAACCCTATCATAAGAGCAGCTCTTGGTGTTAAAGAAGATTGGGATGGAGGTACTGGTTATATAGATAATACTGCAGCCCAAAAAGCAAAAATTAGGACTGTTATAGATGCAGCTATTGCTAAAGGAGTTTATGTAATCATTGATTGGCACACTCATGCTGCGGAAGTATATAAGGATGAAGCCGTAGCATTTTTTACAGAAATGGCAGAATTATATGGAAATAATGATCACGTTATCTATGAGATCTATAACGAACCTATAAATCAATCTTGGAATGATGTTAAAAATTATGCTAATGATGTAATTGCAGGAATACGTTCTAAAGATCCAGATAATTTAATTATCGTTGGGAGCCCAACTTGGTCGCAGGATGTAGATAAAGCTGCTGCTGATCCTATCACAGGAGATCCTAACCTAGCCTATACTTTACATTTTTATGCTAATACACATAAACAGTTTTTAAGAGATCGAGCATTAGCTGCTATGAACAGTGGAATTGCATTATTTGTTACAGAATGGGGTACTACGGATGCTAGTGGAAATGGTGGATACAATCCACAAGAGTCACAGATCTGGTTAGACTTTATGATTGAAAACCACATAAGTTATGTAAATTGGACAGTTTCTCATAAACCAGAAGATTCTTGTGTTGTGAGTCCAAATATGGGAGTACAAGGATTGATAAATGGAAATCTAACAACATCAGGTATTTTTATCCGAAATCATTTACTTGCTCGAGCAGCAACCTTAAGCGTTGATGATTTTACAATTAACAACGAAAAACTATCATTGGCTCAAAATCCAGTAAACGATATTCTCTCTATTACCTCTAATACTATAATAGATGATCTAACAATTTATGATATGAATGGAAGATCTGTTTTTTATAAGGATTTAAATAAGAACAATCCTCAGGTTAATATTAACACCCTAAATTCAGGTAATTACATTTTAAAAGTAAGTTCTAATAGCAATACAACTACCACAAAATTTGTAAAACAGTAGTTTTATTAAATAACTTATAAAAATTTTACTAGTAAAGCCTCTAAGAACTATCTTAGAGGCTTTACTAATTTTATAATGAATACTATTATTTTGCGCTTTATTTTCACAATTCTAATTACTCAAATTCTAGTTTCTTGCGCTAGTATAACCAATAGCACAGTTAATGACTCTCTAAAATTAAAATATCTAGATGAACACGTAATATATAATGACTCTATTTTTGAGGGCAGTAGAATTGGAGGGCTTTCGGCTATTGAATATCATAAAGAAGAGGATACCTATTACTTTGTTTGTGATGACGCAAAAAATCCTAGGTTTTACAAAGCAAAAATTTCTCTTGATAATAATATTATTGATAAAATTGATATAAATCAACTAATCAAAATAAAAGATCAAGAAAATCAATTTCTGGAGAATAATGTAGCTGACTTAGAAGCTATCAGGATATATGATAAAAATAAATTTATATTAAGTAGCGAGGGATCTATAAAAAACAAATATGATCCTACCATTTTTATAACAGATATTGATGGGAATTACAAAAGTAAATTTCAACTTCCCTCCTATTTTTTAACAGGTGATAATTCTAAAAATCAACCAAGACATAATGGTGTTTTTGAAGGACTTGTCAATGATATAAATAACAAAGGATATTGGGCCGCAATGGAGCTTCCGTTAGAACTTGATGGCGATGAACCAACTTTTGATAAATCTGGAGCTCCCATAAGAATTACTCATTTTAATGTAAAAACAAAAACAGCTGACTTTCAATTCACTTATCCACTAGATAAACTAGCGAAAGATCCTAAAGGAAAATTTGGTGTAAATGGAGTTACGGGCTTATTACAACTTAATAAATCTCAATTTATAATTATAGAACGAGGATACGCCGCAGGTTATGGTACACAAGGTAACACGGTAAGAATATATTTAGCAAATATAAAAGATGCTACTAATACCGTGGCGTTTGAATTTTTAAAGAATAAAAAATATCAATTAGCAACTAAACAACTACTTTTTGATTTCGAAACTATTAGAAATCAACTAACAAATCAGATTGTTGATAATATAGAAGGTATTACTTTTGGCCCTATATTAGCAAATGGAAATCAATCGTTATTGTTAATTTCAGACAATAATTTTAATCCAACTTCGGAACAGATCAATCAATTGATATTACTTGAAGTACTAAAAAACAAATAATCATGAAAACTAAATACATCTCTACAGCTATTTTATTAATAGGTATTGTTTTTTCGAGCTGTGCTCAAAAGAAATCTGAAAATGTTAGTACCACTACTTATATTTTGGTGAGACATTCCGAAAAAGATCTTAGTGATCCAACCAATAGAAACCCAAACTTAACTGAAGAAGGAAAAAAAAGATCTGAGAATCTTGTTAGTATATTAGCCGATTTTAAAATTGATAAAATATACAGTACGGACTATGCCAGAACCTTGCAAACTGCCAGTCCTATATCAAAAGACCGAAATATTGAAGTGTCCATCTACGACCCTAGAAAACTGTATGATGATAAATTTCAAAAAGAAACACTAGGAAAGACATCCATAATCGTTGGCCATAGCAATTCAACTCCAACCTTTGTTAATAAAATTATGGGAGTTGAGAAATACAGCTCTATTGATGAAAAAAACTATAGTAAGCTTTTTATTATTAAAGTAACAGGAGATGTAATAACAGATACTGTTCTTAATATTAATTAACAACAATCATTGTTATCATAAACATAAATATCATCTAGTTCTATTTTAGATAACAGTTTTAATTGATCCTTATCAAACATGGAATCTAATTCTGATAAAGGTGTCGATAAATTGCTAGCCTTATAATTATTATAATCAACGAATCTAATTCCATTAACTACCCTAGCATTATATGCTTCTCTAAAACGAATTCCTCCTCCATCTACTGCATATTTATATGCTAAATAATCAATGGTGAAATTTTCTTTATGAATCCAATACATGAATTCATCTTCATAATCCGTACCGCCACCTTCTTGATCAAAAGTAACTTTGATTTTATAGTAAGCAGAGCCTTTTAACTTAGATTCGCCAACAAGTTCCTTATGAACAGCTGGGGCATTCAATCCATATGGTAAGTTTGCAAAATAATGCACCGAATTTACACCATCACTAATTTTAGTTACCATCGAATCCACAACTTTAACTTTACAACTTTCAATAGTCCTAGACAAGCCTTTATTACTAAGAATATCATGAGTCATACCATCATTGCTGAACACTACTCTTTCTAATTGATATCGCCCATTGCTGCGTATACTCCTATATTCTTTTCCTCTAAAAGAAAACCTAATCATGACATTATCAAATTTTGCACCTCCAGCATTTTCAATAGCTTTATCGACAATCTGTTGAGCATTATATTGAATCGTAGGAGTTGCAAAAGATAGTAAAAACAATATCCCACATAAAAATGAAAACTTCTTCATAATTTTTCTATTAACTTCAAGACTAAAATAGTTGTTACACTATCAATAATTCTAATAATTTTGTTAAACTAAAAACGTAATAGTAATGTTCGTATTAGGCGAATTCTAATAACAAAACTTTCATTAAAAGATGTAATTTTAAGTTTATTTTTTTTTAATATTCAAAAAGATAATTATTTTGCAATACCTAAATCTTATGAATACTATGAAATATATATTATTATTTTTGGTTTGTATAGCAGCGCAGCCATTATTAGCGCAAGATGCTGCTGCCTATGAAAAAACTACTAAAGCCTTCCAAGAAAATTTTAACGCACAAAATATAGATGCTATTTTCGATTTATACTCGACCGAAATGCAGGAAGAAATGACCAAAGAAGGAGTTACACGTTTTATAAAAGGATGTCATTCTCAATTTGGTAACCTAAATACACTAACATTTATTGAATCTGCAGAAGGAATCAATAGCTATACAGCAGCTTTTGACAATATTAGTTTAGTAATGGAACTAAAATTAAATCCTGATGGAAAAATTGGGACTATACAATTTCAAGAACCTTAAAAATTTTATTACAATATAAATAACAAAGCTTTCTTTAGGGAAAGCTTTTTGTATTTTTGCATACGTTGCAAACTATTTGCATATAAAAATCATGAGTCAAAATAGGATTAATATACTTAATAGAAAAGCTAAATTCGAATACGAATTTTTAGACAAATACACAGCTGGAATTAAACTAGTAGGTACAGAAATAAAAGCTATTAGAGAAGGAAAAGCAGGTATTGCAGAAAGCTTCTGTGAGTTTCATAATAATGGAGAACTCTTTGTTATTAATATGAATATTGAAGAATATTCTCACGCCACCTATTTTAATCATAATCCTAAAAGTGAACGAAAGTTATTGCTAAACAGGCAAGAATTAAAAAAGCTAGAGAAAGAAGTCAAAAATTCTGGTCTTACCATTATACCTACTAGATTATTTGTAAATGATAGAGGTTTAGCCAAATTAGATATCGCTCTTGCTAGAGGTAAAAAACTTTATGACAAGCGTGAAACTATTAAAGATCGGGACAATAAACGTGCTCTAGATCGCATAAAAAAAGATTATAAGTAATTTTTACTACAATCACTTTATTCGATCATCATATTATCATATGCTCTCTGTTCCTCTAACTGCAATTTAAGATTTTCAGGATCTTGATCTAATCGTTTTACTGCTTCAATATAACCTGGATGATCACTATACTTTAAACTTAAGAAAGCATAAGAAGGTAAAGATAAAAATAAATACCCCAGAAGAAGAAAAACAATAACTCTAGGTAATAACCTTTGATAAAAAGGTCTTTTTTCCTTTATAACTTTAATAAACCCAATTATAAAAATAATATTCAGTAGGTTAATCCCTATAATCAGCATTTCTTTACCAAACGGCCAACGAAACATTTTAAATAACAACCCTATTAATAAAATAGAAATTGAAATTCCAGTTAATATAGCTCCTACTATCCTCCAGATCGGAATACCTTGATAAGATTCCTTTTTAAAAACTTTTAGAAAAGGTATTTCATTAAAAATAGCAAAACCGAAATAAAAATAAAGACAAGAAAACCCTAATAAAGAAATAATTGTAATTGTGCTCCCAAAAGGATAATCAAGCAAATAAATTAAAAAACCAATACTAATAGCAATAGGTAAAATATAAAGTTCTAATTTCCTCATTATCCTGCGCTAATTCTTATCTTCTAATAAAGGTACAAAGCGAAACTCTCCAAATTCATGTTTTTCAAACTTGGTGTCACTTTTACGTATAAATAATGTCATTACCTGTGGATCGTTACCAACTGGAATAACTAACCTACCTCCTATTTCTAATTGGGCCAATAAGGGTTTAGGAACATAAGGAGCACCAGCTGTTACGATAATACCTTTATAAGGAGCAAACTGCTCCAAACCTTTATATCCATCTCCAAAAGATAGATGTTTAGGACGATATCCTAGTTTTGGTAAAAAAAGTTTCGTTTTTTTAAAAAGCTCTTGTTGTCTTTCTATACTATAAACTTTGCAACCTAATTCGCATAAAACTGCTGTTTGATATCCCGATCCAGTACCTATTTCTAATACTTTATCTCCACGTTCAACCTCTAGCAATTCTGATTGAAAGGCTACGGTATATGGCTGAGAAATGGTTTGATCAGCTCCAATTGGGAAAGCTTTATCCTGATAAGCATGGTCATCAAAACTAGAATCCATAAATAAATGCCTTGGTATCTTATTAATTGCACCAAGAACCAATTCATCTTTAATTCCTTTGCCAACTATCACGTCGACAAGCTGTTTCCTTTTACCAGCGTGTTTTAGCGTATCTTTAGATTTCATTAGGGTAGATTAACGAGATAAAATTACGTAAAGATTTTAAAGAATAACGAACAATTTGAGCATTAAAATGATTATTTTATATTTTAGATAGAATTAAGATTTATAAATTATAAATAATACTATTTTTGTGTAAAATCTTGAATTATGCTCAAAGCCGGAGTACTTGGCGCAGGACACCTTGGAAAAATTCATCTACGTCTCCTGAAACAATCTGAAAATTACGAACTGGTTGGTTTTTATGACGCCAGTGAAAAACAAGCAAAAGCTATTGCAGAAGAATTTGGTTATCAATTATTCAATTCTGTAGAAGAATTGATAGCTGCGGTGGATGTTGTAGATATTGTAACACCTACTTTTGCTCATTTTGAAGTAGCTAAACAAGCCATACAAGCTGGAAAACACGTCTTTATAGAAAAACCAATTACCAATACGGTTGAAGAAGCTGAAAAACTAATTGAGCTTGCTAATACTCATAATGTAAAGGGTCAGGTTGGTCACGTAGAACGTTTTAACCCAGCATACACTTCTGTTTCCAAGAAGATTGATAATCCAATGTTTATCGAAGCTCATAGATTAGCTGAGTTTAATCCTAGAGGAACGGATGTTCCTGTTGTTTTAGACTTAATGATTCATGATATCGATGCGATACTAAGTGTTGTGCATTCTGATGTAAAACATATTAGCGCCAGTGGAGTGTCTGTAATAAGCGAAACTCCTGATATCGCAAATGCTCGTATCGAATTCGAAAATGGATGTGTCGCTAACCTTACTGCAAGTCGTATCTCTTTAAAAAACATGCGAAAAGCTAGATTTTTTCAGAAAGATGCCTATATCTCTGTTGATTTCTTCGAGAAAAAATGTGAAGTAGTAAAAATGAAAGATGCGCCAGAAAAACCTGGTGATTTTGATATGATCTTGCAAAATGCGGAAGGTATAAAAAAACAAATCTATTTTGATAATCCAGAAGTTCCTTCGAATAATGCAATATTAGACGAACTAGACACTTTTGCCGAAGCTATTAATAACGATACGACTCCTATTGTATCCTTGACTCAAGGTAAAAAAGCACTGGAAGTAGCATTACAGATTATTGGATGTTTTAAAGACGACCAACAACAAAAAGCATAAACAAACATAAATACACCATAAAGGTGAATCACAACAACTATAATTCATGAAAAACGTAGCAGTAATTGGTGCTGGAACGATGGGGAATGGAATTGCCCATACTTTTGCACAAAAAGGTTTTAAAGTTCAATTAATTGATATTTCTCAGCAGTCACTAGATAAAGGATTGGCAACAATCACTAAAAATCTTGATAGAATGATTGCTAAAGAAAAAATTTCTGAAGCTGACAAAGAGGCTACTCTTGGTAATATTTCGACATATACAAGTATCAAAGAAGGTGTAGAATATGCTGGTCTTGTGGTAGAAGCAGCCACAGAAAATGTTGATTTAAAACTAAAAATATTTAAGGATCTAAGTGAAGCATGTCCAGAAGACACAATCTTAGCTACGAATACTTCTTCTATTTCTATTACCCAGATTGCTGCGGTAACTAAAAGACCTGATATGGTCATAGGAATGCATTTTATGAATCCTGTACCAATCATGAAATTGGTAGAGATCATAAGAGGTTACAACACATCAGATGAAGTAACCAATACGATCATGGAAATGTCCAAAACGTTAGGCAAGGTTCCTGTAGAAGTTAATGATTATCCTGGTTTTGTTGCGAATAGAATTTTGATGCCTATGATCAATGAATCTATTGAGACTTTATATAATGGCGTTGCTGGAGTATCTGAGATCGATACAGTTATGAAATTAGGAATGGCTCACCCAATGGGACCTTTACAATTAGCTGATTTTATAGGATTAGACGTCTGCCTTTCTATTCTTAATGTAATGTATGATGGTTTTAAAAACCCAAAATATGCACCTTGTCCATTGTTAGTTAATATGGTAATGGCAGGAAAACTTGGAGTAAAAAGTGGTGAAGGTTTCTATGATTACTCAGAAAGCAGAAAAGCAGAAAATGTAGCAAAGCAGTTTGTATAAATTGGAAGTAAAAGATATGATTGTTTTATGAAGATATATCTTTCAATTACTTTAATCGTATTGCTATCACTATCGTGTAAAAAAAAACATATAGTAGTTTCTAAAGATACTTCATCTGCAAATAATCTAAAAACTAAGATTCAGGTTCAAAATAAATATGGGATATACGATTCATTATTCAAACAGCATGAAGAATTTATTTCCAAAGACTTTGATTTTCCAGTAGGTAAACCGAATGCTAGAGGATATTACAACGCTCAGAAGTTTACAGAAAATAATCATTTAGGTGACGATTGGAATGGTGTTGGGGGTGGTAATTCTGATCTTGGAGATGCCATCTTTTCTATAGCAAATGGATATATCTCTTTTGCTGATAATATTGGTGGAGGCTGGGGAAATGTAATACGTATTATTCATCAGTACAAAGGCAACTATTACGAATCTGTCTATGCCCATTGTCAAACCCTCAAAGTAAAAAAAGGGGACTTTGTTAAAAAAGGGGAATTAATTGCCACTATCGGAAATGCAGATGGTATTTATTACGCGCATTTGCATCTGGAGATAAGAGATGATATCTTTATGGACATTGGTGGTGGATATTCTGAGGATACTAAAGGATATGTAGATCCTACTAAATTTATAAAAGAAAATTAATGGCAAGAATAAACCCGTTCAAGGCAGTTCGTCCTACAAGAGATAAGGTAAGTTTGATTGCATCCCGATCTTACCAAAGCTATACTCCAGAGGAAAGAGATTCTAGAATGGATTATAACCCATACTCCTTTTTACACATTGTCAATCCTGGATATAAATATCACAAAGAAATCTCTGGAGAAGATCGATATAAGCTTGTTCGTAACAGGTATTTAGAATTTAAAGAAGATGAGATCTTTATGCAAGATGAAACTCCGTGTTTCTATGTATATAAAATTGTGAATCGAGAGCAAGAGTCATTTTGTGGAATTATAGCCGCTGCTAGTGCCGAGGACTATGAAAATGACATCATCAAAAAGCATGAGGACACCTTAGCTGATCGAGAAACTACTTTTAAGCAATATCTAAAAACCGTAGGATTTAATGCCGAACCGGTGCTCCTCACCTATCCTGACAACGATACAATTTCTAAAATAATAGAAAAAGTTATCCAAGAAAGATCAGAGTATGAGTTTACAACTACCTATCGTGACACACATTATTTATGGAAAGTAGAGGATAAAAAAAGTATTGAGCAAATTCAATCGGCTTTCGACACAATGGAAATCATATATATTGCCGATGGTCATCATAGGTCTGCTTCTTCATATTTACTTTCAAAAGACTTAGCATCAAATAACGAAAAACATATTGGTAATGAGCCTTATAACTTCTTTATGAGTTATTTAATCCCTGAATCAGATCTAAGAATTTATGAGTTCAATAGATTAATTAAAGATCTTAATGGATTATCCAAAGAAGAATTTTTAATTCGTTTAGATGAATGGTTTAGGATAGAAAATCGTGGTATTGAAGTATATAAGCCATCAAAACCAAATCATTTTAGTATGTATTTGGATGGCGAATTCTATTCATTATATCTTAGAAAAACCATCTATGAATTTACAAATGCTCTGGAGGAACTAGATGCACAGATTTTGTTTAAAACAGTATTAGCTCCTATACTTGGTATTCACGATCTTAGAACAGATACCAGAATAGAATATTCTCACGGAAAAAATGATATTGTATATGTGAAAAGCAAAATAGATCAAGGAGAATTCGAAGTAGGTTTTGGATTATTTCCAGCCACTGTAAATCAAATGAAGAAAATAGCAGACCAAGGTTTAAAGATGCCTCCAAAAAGTACATATATTGAGCCAAAGCTAAGAAGTGGTATTACTATTTATGAATTCTAACATGTTGTAAAAAGTTATAACTAGATATAGACCAATCGTTATTTAATTTTGTAATTTTAGGTATCTTTGTACCTTATGAATTCTATTGAGGAGAACCTAAAACACATCCAAAAATCACTTCCAGAAGGAGTTACTCTCGTTGCTGTATCTAAAACCAAACCAATATCCGACTTAATGGAAGCTTATAAAGCTGGCCAAAGAATTTTTGGAGAAAATAAGATTCAGGAAATGACTCAGAAATGGGAAGAATTACCAAAAGATATTTCTTGGCATATGATCGGTCATGTACAGACCAACAAAGTGAAATACATGGCACCTTATGTTGATACCATACACGCTGTAGATAGCCTAAAACTTCTAAAAGAGATTAATAAGCAAGCTGTTAAAAATAACAGGACTATTAATTGTTTTTTACAAGTCAAAATAGCAAAAGAAGAAAGCAAATTTGGACTTAGTGAAGCAGATGCAATAACACTTTTAAAATCAGATGATATTAAACCCTTAACTAATATTAAAATTAAGGGATTAATGGGAATGGCAACTTTTACGGACAATAAAGAGCAAATCGAAAACGAATTCAAAAAAATTCAATCTCTTTTTAATGACCTTACCAGAGACAACCCTACTTTTAAAACATTATCGATTGGTATGAGCGGTGATTATAGACTTGCCATCGACTGTGGTAGCACTATGGTTCGTATCGGAAGTTCTATTTTTGGAGCTAGAAATTATAGTCATTAAAAAATAGTACTTTAGATCAAAAATAAATGAATTTATAAAGACTACCCCACAGAAACCTATGATGTATGCGATTTT
This genomic interval carries:
- a CDS encoding DUF1015 domain-containing protein, whose product is MARINPFKAVRPTRDKVSLIASRSYQSYTPEERDSRMDYNPYSFLHIVNPGYKYHKEISGEDRYKLVRNRYLEFKEDEIFMQDETPCFYVYKIVNREQESFCGIIAAASAEDYENDIIKKHEDTLADRETTFKQYLKTVGFNAEPVLLTYPDNDTISKIIEKVIQERSEYEFTTTYRDTHYLWKVEDKKSIEQIQSAFDTMEIIYIADGHHRSASSYLLSKDLASNNEKHIGNEPYNFFMSYLIPESDLRIYEFNRLIKDLNGLSKEEFLIRLDEWFRIENRGIEVYKPSKPNHFSMYLDGEFYSLYLRKTIYEFTNALEELDAQILFKTVLAPILGIHDLRTDTRIEYSHGKNDIVYVKSKIDQGEFEVGFGLFPATVNQMKKIADQGLKMPPKSTYIEPKLRSGITIYEF
- a CDS encoding YggS family pyridoxal phosphate-dependent enzyme, producing the protein MNSIEENLKHIQKSLPEGVTLVAVSKTKPISDLMEAYKAGQRIFGENKIQEMTQKWEELPKDISWHMIGHVQTNKVKYMAPYVDTIHAVDSLKLLKEINKQAVKNNRTINCFLQVKIAKEESKFGLSEADAITLLKSDDIKPLTNIKIKGLMGMATFTDNKEQIENEFKKIQSLFNDLTRDNPTFKTLSIGMSGDYRLAIDCGSTMVRIGSSIFGARNYSH
- a CDS encoding 3-hydroxybutyryl-CoA dehydrogenase, which translates into the protein MKNVAVIGAGTMGNGIAHTFAQKGFKVQLIDISQQSLDKGLATITKNLDRMIAKEKISEADKEATLGNISTYTSIKEGVEYAGLVVEAATENVDLKLKIFKDLSEACPEDTILATNTSSISITQIAAVTKRPDMVIGMHFMNPVPIMKLVEIIRGYNTSDEVTNTIMEMSKTLGKVPVEVNDYPGFVANRILMPMINESIETLYNGVAGVSEIDTVMKLGMAHPMGPLQLADFIGLDVCLSILNVMYDGFKNPKYAPCPLLVNMVMAGKLGVKSGEGFYDYSESRKAENVAKQFV
- a CDS encoding M23 family metallopeptidase, encoding MKIYLSITLIVLLSLSCKKKHIVVSKDTSSANNLKTKIQVQNKYGIYDSLFKQHEEFISKDFDFPVGKPNARGYYNAQKFTENNHLGDDWNGVGGGNSDLGDAIFSIANGYISFADNIGGGWGNVIRIIHQYKGNYYESVYAHCQTLKVKKGDFVKKGELIATIGNADGIYYAHLHLEIRDDIFMDIGGGYSEDTKGYVDPTKFIKEN